The nucleotide sequence CAAGCGCAATCAGGAGGCCTTTATCCGTGACGACGTCGAACTCATGGTCTCCACCGTCGCCTTCGGCATGGGAATTGACAAATCCAACGTCCGGTTCGTGATCCACGCCGGCATGCCCAAGACGATCGAGCACTATCAACAGGAATCCGGACGCGCCGGTCGCGACGGCCTCGAAGCCGAGTGTCTGCTACTCTGGAACGGCAGTGACGTCATCACCCAGAAATACTTCCTCCGTGACCTGACCGGTGAAGCTTACCGAATCGCCAAGCGCAAGCTCGAAGACATCCACGAATTCTGTCAGGCCTCGTCCTGCCGCCACCGCGCACTCGTCCGCTACTTCGGCCAACCCTATGAAACCGAAAACTGCGCCGCCTGCGACTCGTGCCTCGGCCTCAGCTCAACCTTTGAAACCAAACGCGAGTTCACTCCTCACGAATGCCGCGAGTTCGCCCGCAAGCTGCTCGGCGCCGTGGCCGAACTTGAACCCTGCTATCTCAGCCGCGCCATGGAAGTCGTCGTCGGCGCCGGAAGCGCGTGGATCGCCGAAGCCGGTCTTGACAAGTCAACATACTTCCGCTCCATCACCGGATTCCGCCGCGAAGCCGTCCGCGACTGGATTGTGCAATTGCTCGAGCAAGGCTATCTCCTCAAAGACGAGGAGACTAAAATGGTGCGCTAAGCCCGGCCGCCGGCCAGATTCTGAACGGCGACGCCGCGCCCACCATCGTCGAACGCGTGCAGAGCGCCCCCAAGGCCTTGCCCGCCGCTGCGACGGATGCCCTGTGGAACGAAGTGGATCGCGCGCTCTTCGAAAAATTGCGCAGGATTCGGCGAGATCTGGCTGAACAACGGCATGTCCCCGCCTATGTCATCTTGCACGATGCCGCGCTGCGCGAACTCGCAAGATCGCGCCCCAAATCCCTCACCGAGCTGGCGCGCGTCTCCGGAATCGGTGACCGCAAGATCCAGGAGTTCGGCCAGGTACTCGTACAGGTGATCCGCGCTCATCTGGGCCAGCGCGGATAACCAGCGCTCGCGTTTTCTCTGACTATAGATACTATTCCCACATTTACCCCCCAAAAACCTATGTCGCCGAGAAAAAAGATCGCCAAAACCGCGAAAGCGGCTCGGAGTGCCAAGCCCGTGAAATCCGCGAAGGCCACACGGTCCGTCAGGTCCGCCCGCCGGCGCGATGTCCAGCAAGAGCCGAAAATCTCCGACGCGACCGTCAAACGGCTCTCCAAGTACTACCGTACCCTGCACCATTCCATTCTCCACGACAAGCCGACGATCTCCTCGGAGGAGATCGCGACCCACAATGGAGTCACCTCGGCGCAGGTCCGCAAGGACCTCTCCATGTTCGGGGCCTTCGGTCGGCGCGGCCTCGGTTACAGCGTCCACGATCTCCACTATAATATCAGCCATATCCTCGGCCTCAACCGCCAATGGAATATCTGCCTCGTCGGCGCCGGCAACATCGGTACCGCCCTCATCCACTTCCGGCAGTTCGCCGAACAGGGCTTCGTCTTCCGCGTCATCTTCGACAGCGATCCCAAAAAGCGCGGCACCAAGATCGACGACATCCCCGTCTTTGATCTGGACCGGGCCGACGAGCTGGTCGCAAAAGAGAACATCAAGATCGCCGTCCTCGCGCTGCCCGCGCTGGCCGCGCAAAAAGCGGTTGACCGCCTCGTCCAAGTCGGCGTCAGGGGCTTCCTGAATTTCGCCCCCGTCACCATCCACGTCCCCAAAGGCGTCCATGTCCGCAACGAGAACATGGCCATCGAAATCGAAGCCCTCTCCTACGCCCTCTCCGCCAAAACCGGACGAAAGCGAAGGAGCGGCGAAGAGTGACAAAACCAGACTTGACCGTCCAAGCCTTGCGCGAGAGCGCCGCCGAATTCACGAAGATCGTCTCTGAACAGCTACATCCTGAACTGTTCGGGACTACGGATGGAAAAGCGGTAGGCACATATGTTGAACACGGTTTTCGAGATTACCTATCTAAGTCCTTCCAATTTGAACAAGGGAATTCGGCGGAAGGCATTGATTTCCCGTCGCTGGGCGTGGACCTGAAAGTCACGAGCATTGCTCAGCCGCAATCGTCGTGTCCGTTCAAGTCAGCGCGCGACAAGGTGTACGGTCTTGGCTATTCGCTACTGGTCTTTGTTTACGACAAGAAAGACATTCAGGACTCCAGATCCGTCCGCCTATCTATCTTGCATGCCGTCTTTGTAGATGCGAGCAGGACTGCTGACCACCAGACGACTAAAGGGCTGCGTCGGGTCTTGGATGAAGAGGGGAACAAAGAAGACATAGCGGCGTTTCTCTTGGAGCGAAACCTGCCGCTGGACGAGATAGGCGCCAATGCATTGGCCGACGAAATAGGGCGGGTTCGACCGGAACTCGGGTACCTGACCATCTCCAACGCGTTTCAGTGGAGACTTCAATATCAGCGTGTGATCGAGTTGGCAGGTAGTGTTGATGGAATCTCGAGAATACGATAGGCACCAAATGGCAAGCGCAGCAGGCAAGATCGAGTTCGGCGATTTCCAGACCCCAATGGATCTGGCGAGGAGAGTATGTGCACTTGCCGGGGAAAGCGGAATCGCCTTTCGCAGCGTCGTGGAACCCACTTGTGGAATTGGGAATTTTCTGATTGCGGCGAAGGAACGGATTCCGACCCTTACTGATGCCCTCGGGGTGGAGGTCAATCCGAGCTATGCCGCTCAGGCGACGCACGCTATGTCCACCCCGGCCAGCGGGGTCATCCCCAAAATCGTCTGCGCGAACTTCTTCGATTACGACTGGTCAGCCGAGTTGCAGAACCTGCCGGAGCCGCTGCTTGTTATTGGCAACCCACCCTGGGTCACGAATGCCGAGCTTTCTTCGATCGGGAGTCGGAATCTCCCGGTGAAGAGTAATATCTTCAGGCATCGCGGCATCGACGCACTCACTGGAAAGAGCAATTTCGACATTTCTGAGTGGATGTTGATTCAGGCCGTTGAATGGATGTCCGGACGCTCAGGAATGTTGGCCGTCTTGTGCAAAACATCCGTTGCCAGAAAGGTTATGACGTATGCATGGAAGCGCGGCCTCAGAATCAAGACCGCTGATTTGTACCTTATCGATGCTCAGGCGAATTTCTCAGCTTCAGTGGATGCTTGCCTACTTGCCGTAGTTATCGGT is from candidate division KSB1 bacterium and encodes:
- a CDS encoding HRDC domain-containing protein; this encodes MQSAPKALPAAATDALWNEVDRALFEKLRRIRRDLAEQRHVPAYVILHDAALRELARSRPKSLTELARVSGIGDRKIQEFGQVLVQVIRAHLGQRG
- a CDS encoding redox-sensing transcriptional repressor Rex encodes the protein MSPRKKIAKTAKAARSAKPVKSAKATRSVRSARRRDVQQEPKISDATVKRLSKYYRTLHHSILHDKPTISSEEIATHNGVTSAQVRKDLSMFGAFGRRGLGYSVHDLHYNISHILGLNRQWNICLVGAGNIGTALIHFRQFAEQGFVFRVIFDSDPKKRGTKIDDIPVFDLDRADELVAKENIKIAVLALPALAAQKAVDRLVQVGVRGFLNFAPVTIHVPKGVHVRNENMAIEIEALSYALSAKTGRKRRSGEE
- a CDS encoding restriction endonuclease, whose protein sequence is MTKPDLTVQALRESAAEFTKIVSEQLHPELFGTTDGKAVGTYVEHGFRDYLSKSFQFEQGNSAEGIDFPSLGVDLKVTSIAQPQSSCPFKSARDKVYGLGYSLLVFVYDKKDIQDSRSVRLSILHAVFVDASRTADHQTTKGLRRVLDEEGNKEDIAAFLLERNLPLDEIGANALADEIGRVRPELGYLTISNAFQWRLQYQRVIELAGSVDGISRIR